Proteins found in one Malassezia vespertilionis chromosome 5, complete sequence genomic segment:
- the lsb6 gene encoding 1-phosphatidylinositol 4-kinase (EggNog:ENOG503NW8X; COG:T), with amino-acid sequence MESTPLVQRRGDARTRNLHAVSPEYVISVFEPIEGHGGSSETDEIDAVDDVSFYDMVDNVRATIADGVQPRMISLGSSGSYVVWTREESGMQIAGVFKPMDEEPYGNLNPKRIFLRKYLWWAMGRPCLIPNFSYLSEVGASYLNDRLGLTLVPTTRLVGFSSPSFHYLYSDKKRWERNHIPLPVKIGSLQRFLDGYVNASEFLQKHSLPGRPRDLLVDDLEAENRAHRLSRRKERARLRMCFIGLKRLLLCRYGRGPYGSSHVADQGSAVHTDAHTAYPTTKPMSRSQTTETFVWTERRWNDFRHELEKLVILDFLMRNTDRGLDNFMIYVNEHPRPGESSITIGAIDNSLAFPHRHPHGLRDYPYGWLFLPTSIIGLPFSDETRRLFLPKLCSPAWWQKTTEGLARIFSQDAHFHLRTFERQMEVMRGQGHTIVQCLQNKEDGPMQLCAYPKRLVRQSVHMLTPSELRLHSAAELAPASSAHTVDATQGLEAMDMKHGASMDSDLSQEMHAPHSLSTEHLGRSPESEPRAIDVVERISALADRVAKSALEDTQKRRIQPQRERPLTGYGAVHIASQSMHTPNHPSSVPQGSMPVLVEHLVPDTHSTWST; translated from the coding sequence ATGGAAAGTACGCCGCTGGTGCAGCGAAGAGgagatgcgcgcacgcggaATTTGCACGCCGTATCCCCGGAATATGTGATTAGTGTGTTTGAGCCGATAGAGGGCCATGGGGGAAGCTCTGAGACCGATGAGATCGATGCTGTGGACGATGTTTCATTTTACGACATGGTGGACAATGTGCGTGCGACGATTGCCGACGGTGTGCAGCCGCGCATGATCTCCCTGGGCTCTAGCGGCTCCTATGTTGTGTGGACTCGCGAAGAGAGTGGGATGCAAATCGCAGGCGTGTTCAAGCCCATGGACGAAGAGCCGTACGGAAACTTGAACCCCAAGCGCATCTTTTTACGCAAGTACCTGTGGTGGGCAATGGGCCGGCCGTGTTTGATTCCGAATTTTTCGTACTTGTCCGAGGTGGGTGCCTCCTACTTGAATGACCGGCTCGGCCTAACGCTGGTGCCCACGACAAGGCTCGTTGGGTTCTCGAGCCCATCGTTCCATTATCTGTACAGCGATAAAAAACGCTGGGAACGCAATCACATACCCTTGCCCGTCAAGATTGGTTctctgcagcgcttttTGGATGGATACGTGAATGCAAGCGAGTTTTTGCAAAAACACTCGCTCCCGGGCCGCCCCCGCGATTTGCTTGTGGACGATTTGGAAGCGGAAAACCGCGCACACCGACTGAGTCGGCGTAAGGAacgcgcgcgtttgcgcatGTGTTTCATTGGTCTCAAGCGCCTTTTGCTGTGCCGGTATGGCAGGGGTCCGTATGGGAGTTCGCACGTTGCGGATCAAGGTTCGGCGGTACACACAGACGCACACACGGCGTATCCTACGACGAAGCCCATGTCCAGATCACAGACCACAGAAACGTTTGTGTGGaccgagcgccgctggaacGATTTCCGCCACGAGCTTGAGAAGCTGGTCATTCTCGACTTTCTCATGCGGAACACCGATCGTGGCTTGGACAACTTTATGATTTACGTCAACGAGCATCCACGCCCCGGCGAGAGTTCTATCACAATCGGTGCCATTGATAACTCGCTCGCATTTCCGCACCGGCACCCACATGGCCTGCGCGACTATCCGTACGGGTGGCTGTTTCTCCCGACCAGTATTATTGGCCTCCCATTTTCTGACGAGACGCGGCGCCTCTTTCTTCCGAAGCTGTGCAGCCCAGCGTGGTGGCAAAAGACCACCGAAggacttgcgcgcattttctcCCAAGACGCGCATTTCCACCTCCGCACGTTTGAGCGTCAGATGGAAGTGATGCGGGGCCAAGGTCATACCATTGTCCAGTGCTTGCAGAACAAAGAAGATGGGCCCATGCAGCTGTGTGCGTATCCCAAGCGCCTGGTCCGCCAATCGGTGCATATGTTGACACCCTCTGAGCTTCGACTGCacagcgctgcagagcttgcgccggcaagctcggcgcatACGGTTGATGCGACACAGGGCTTGGAAGCGATGGATATGAAACATGGCGCATCGATGGACAGCGACCTGTCGCAAGAAATGCATGCACCACACTCTCTTTCTACCGAGCATCTCGGGAGGAGCCCCGAGTCAGAACCACGCGCAATTGACGTTGTGGAGCGGATCAGCGCGCTGGCTGATCGCGTGGCAAAGAGCGCATTGGAAGATACACAGAAGCGTCGCATACAACCGCAGCGCGAAAGGCCTTTGACAGGCTACGGTGCAGTGCATATCGCATCACAGTCCATGCACACGCCAAACCATCCGTCATCCGTCCCTCAGGGGTCAATGCCCGTCTTGGTGGAGCATTTGGTCCCCGACACGCACAGTACATGGTCCACATGA
- a CDS encoding uncharacterized protein (EggNog:ENOG503NYZ9; COG:S), whose amino-acid sequence MLRWTPVLVRASVSWRHYSTAAAPHTDIEELLQRLGAHSKQSNAFGTLRDCVRLKQCLQAPNVEQALTKRVRDAVHDALLRVFASQGMLPESLAVLDDIAMCGEKVGLSAYNWALQAAAVAGNVPEMLAIVKKMAHEFSTPTHTILSPAAQASFTPTTYTRLLQYCAATKNSEYALLLVSTAFHAGMSLEHEAQKHVLQCMYETQQPALAYDLALRFEASPISPPKSLWMEVLRIAAELDYAPALPDAWSRCMRADIIPDEGLVLYILLTAARAGQGKFANSVLDAIPRLFPGTRVKEWHFVPVLDAFCRTHAFADAVSVLGRMQRQGVSVGTKAAAKLTTHSAADEQALLKAEQALLAHDTIPVAALNAILYAAAELAALPVALRIWDALVCTERATPDVDTHNALLLCCIPAHDVRTGEHVWTSLHTRQLEPSPSTYERMARLYLTQPDYERAFALLEEVKQRGHIPSRRTYASMVWTCIQREDDRWRGLLAEMQEAQYDPGDRLREAIALQETST is encoded by the coding sequence atgcttcGATGGACGCCCGTGCTGGTCCGAGCGAGTGTTTCTTGGCGGCACTATAGCACGGCGGCTGCACCGCACACAGATATCGAGGAATTATTACAGCGGCTCGGTGCACATTCAAAGCAAAGCAATGCTTTtgggacgctgcgcgactgCGTGCGGCTGAAACAATGTTTGCAAGCGCCCAACGTCGAGCAAGCATTAACAAAGCGCGTCCGAGATGCAGTCCATGATGCATTGCTACGCGTATTTGCATCGCAAGGAATGCTTCCCGAATCGTTGGCCGTCTTGGACGATATAGCAATGTGCGGCGAAAAGGTAGGTCTTTCGGCCTATAATTGGGCACTGCAGGCCGCTGCTGTCGCGGGAAACGTGCCGGAGATGCTCGCCATCGTAAAAAAGATGGCGCATGAATTTTCCACGCCGACTCACACAATCCTATCGCCTGCCGCTCAGGCATCCTTTACCCCAACCACCTATACCCGTTTGCTGCAGTACTGTGCGGCGACAAAAAACAGTGAGTATGCACTCCTTCTCGTCTCTACGGCATTCCATGCAGGAATGAGTTTGGAGCACGAAGCACAAAAGCACGTTTTGCAATGTATGTACGAAACGCAGCAGCCCGCGCTTGCCTACGATCTCGCGCTTCGCTTCGAAGCCAGTCCTATATCCCCTCCCAAGTCACTTTGGATGGAGGTATTGCGCATTGCGGCAGAGCTCGACTATGCGCCGGCGCTTCCCGATGCATGGTCGCGCTGTATGCGCGCCGATATCATTCCCGACGAAGGTCTTGTGCTCTACATCCTTCtcactgcggcgcgtgcaggacAAGGCAAATTCGCGAACAGCGTTCTCGACGCCATTCCGCGCCTTTTTCCAGGTACGCGCGTCAAGGAGTGGCATTTTGTGCCTGTGCTGGACGCATTTTGTCGCACACATGCATTCGCAGACGCTGTTTCCGTGCTGGGCCGTATGCAGCGACAAGGCGTGAGCGTGGGCACCAAAGCCGCTGCGAAACTTACGACACATTCGGCAGCAGacgagcaggcgctgctCAAAGCGGAGCAGGCGCTTTTAGCGCACGACACGATTCCTGTTGCGGCTCTCAACGCCATTCTTTACGCCGCGGCGGAACTGGCGGCGTTGCCCGTCGCACTAAGAATATGGGATGCTTTGGTATGTACGGAACGAGCCACGCCCGATGTAGATACACACAACGCTCTCCTTCTTTGCTGTATTCCTGCGCACGATGTGCGTACTGGCGAACATGTTTGGACGAGCTTGCACACCCGCCAACTGGAACCTTCTCCGTCGACGTACGAACGCATGGCGCGTTTGTATTTGACACAACCGGACTATGAACGTGCATTTGCCCTGCTCGAAGAAGTAAAGCAACGGGGCCATATCCCTTCGCGCCGTACCTACGCTAGCATGGTGTGGACTTGTATTCAGCGCGAGGATGACCGCTGGCGCGGCCTCCTGGCGGAAATGCAAGAAGCGCAGTACGATCCAGGAGATCGGCTTCGCGAGGCGATTGCATTACAGGAAACATCCACATAG
- a CDS encoding uncharacterized protein (EggNog:ENOG503P99B; COG:S; TransMembrane:2 (o24-45i57-81o)), with translation MTRLTRQNEFLTYLPLTPVVPLSMMPHIAIGCLGIAFLLTFYYTTLPRTKMTVMEPLVALAASALAGVGVVALFNAVGVYAEMVHLDLAPPAPPTTYEELARELDSIPRYPVYPGVLSADAMRQAQARCAMVKKRQTDMAARMCPNDHSDIDAAWERRRSNLHTRNVSPGALDTSVPPAFHFDTYDQLPLYAQAVPIQDQNALENVPIATYPIPNNDVREMVVQISVYSRRHVALTRKTRGLSSVMPDTLGQPLTDDIDDGLVLSQKIECSTDQTLEALANAIVCRNREIPERVGWEGDVEAIKQGDAPIQIQGHWTGAHEISSIGATIQYPLYTGAMLQTDTCMLLDGFLYGKLDPALHGSYVRALLDKQDAGVHLFPYPVVYGNTLSNVRIRDLPHIVFGQPHWMLHMGDCEHIFTMDWVRRMQPKEPIFSYTTYLQRWAQTPLARQYFSPKKLVVRNEKGALPCEICGGMREAAVAVLGGDAVQIVHGERTRLDGTAQMVTLCCEPCFRAATGTDLSFPYGGENGARSDAPWTIMPLLHSKRVE, from the exons ATGACGAGACTGACGCGACAGAATGAGTTTCTCACATACTTGCCATTGACCCCGGTAGTGCCGCTGAGCATGATGCCGCACATTGCGATTGGGTGTCTGGGAATTGCATTCCTGCTCACATTTTATTACACGAC GCTGCCGCGTACCAAAATGACTGTTATGGAGCCGCTTGTCGCATTGGCTGCGAGTGCACTTGCCGGTGTCGGTGTTGTCGCTCTGTTTAACGCTGTTGGCGTCTAC GCAGAAATGGTACATCTCGATTTAgcaccgccagcgccaCCTACTACCTATGAAGAGCTTGCGCGAGAGCTTGATAGTATACCTCGATACCCTGTATATCCCGGCGTGCTGAGTGCGGACGCCATGCGAcaggcacaagcgcgctgcgcaatggtCAAAAAAAGGCAAACCGACATGGCCGCACGAATGTGCCCCAATGACCACTCCGACATCGATGCAGCGTGGGAAAGGCGCAGGTCAAATTTGCATACACGAAACGTTTCTCCAGGGGCGTTGGATACAAGTGTGCCGCCTGCGTTTCATTTTGATAC CTATGACCAACTACCTCTGTATGCTCAGGCCGTACCTATCCAGGATCAAAATGCACTTGAGAAC GTGCCTATTGCGACGTACCCGATACCAAATAATGACGTGCGTGAAATGGTGGTACAGATTTCCGTTTATTCTCGGCGGCATGTAGCCCTGACACGCAAGACGCGCGGTCTTTCTAGTGTTATGCCCGATACACTAGGACAGCCTTTGACCGACGATATTGATGACGGGCTGGTGCTCTCGCAAAAAATCGAGTGCTCGACGGACCAAACACTGGAAGCGTTGGCAAATGCAATCGTGTGTCGCAACAGGGAGATTCCCGAGCGCGTTGGCTGGGAAGGGGACGTGGAAGCGATTAAGCAAGGGGATGCGCCAATACAGATTCAAGGCCACTGGACCGGTGCGCACGAAATTTCCAGCATAGGCGCAACAATCCAGTATCCATTGTATACGGGCGCGATGTTGCAAACAGATACGTGTATGCTCTTGGACGGCTTCCTGTACGGCAAACTGGACCCGGCGCTCCATGGGTCATACGTGCGTGCTTTGCTCGACAAGCAAGACGCGGGTGTGCATTTATTTCCGTACCCTGTCGTGTATGGCAACACGCTGAGCAATGTCCGCATTCGCGACTTGCCGCATATCGTATTCGGCCAGCCGCATTGGATGCTGCACATGGGCGATTGTGAGCACATATTCACGATGGATTGGGTTCGCCGCATGCAGCCAAAGGAGCCGATTTTTTCGTACACGACCtatttgcagcgctgggcACAAACCCCGCTTGCGCGACAGTACTTTTCGCCCAAAAAGCTCGTTGTTCGCAACGAGAAAGGCGCACTTCCATGCGAAATATGTGGAGGGATGCGCGAGGCGGCAGTCGCGGTGCTGGGCGGCGATGCGGTACAGATTGTGCATGGAGAGCGCACGCGTTTGGACGGAACTGCACAAATGGTGACACTCTGCTGTGAACCATGTTTTCGTGCAGCGACAGGGACAGATTTATCGTTCCCATACGGCGGAGAGAATGGCGCGCGATCAGATGCGCCGTGGACAATTATGCCATTGCTTCATTCAAAGCGAGTTGAATAA
- a CDS encoding protein S-acyltransferase (EggNog:ENOG503P2ZM; TransMembrane:3 (i7-29o254-274i295-320o); COG:I): MLEPRAALLCLLVSAGSFYIITMMIWSYYMACKVPPGTTLEGLSGVYHERRYGPGSGYWWREKREQVAHAAYRHSGVSDEYESNDAETSLPLVHPHDFTPHYSIHERIKARLKTSPPPPPVGMDLTVHFRFCKKCKTIPLTEAVLCLPPELRQSEKYNRRSQLLCAQRDIAATPELAYNEAQLYPDIAPELFNDADDEGEKEVRAWLGNDADNAVLAPKPERAHHCNTCNACILKYDHHCPWINQCVGLGNERYFILFMLWFSVGAGFMGIAGWPIARAAVSRKIAWDFAYAPRLVFLLIYVKAAVMSVVVFILASWHVWLVAHGQTSVESQDNAQYRKIAKERNETFANVYDLGRIRNLQLFFNVGPGMMYKYYTLFLPMHVRPYSDGWHWAKHAGMHGRHTGIKVEEEFTDDEDA, translated from the coding sequence ATGCTggagccgcgcgccgctctgcTGTGTCTCCTTGTATCCGCCGGCAGTTTTTACATTATTACCATGATGATCTGGAGCTATTACATGGCGTGCAAAGTACCACCGGGAACCACTCTCGAGGGGCTTTCGGGTGTATATCACGAGCGACGATACGGGCCTGGGAGTGGATACTGGTGGCGAGAGAAGCGCGAACAGGTCGCACATGCAGCTTACCGTCATTCGGGCGTTTCCGACGAGTATGAATCAAACGATGCAGAGACGTCGCTTCCCCTGGTGCATCCGCACGATTTCACGCCTCACTATTCGATACacgagcgcatcaaggCGCGACTAAAAACGTCaccgccaccgccgcccgTCGGTATGGACCTCACTGTGCATTTCCGTTTCTGCAAGAAATGCAAGACAATCCCCTTGACAGAGGCGGTGCTGTGTCTTCCGCCGGAGCTGCGCCAATCGGAAAAGTACAATCGCCGCAGTCAGCTGCTGTGTGCTCAGCGTGATATTGCCGCAACGCCAGAGCTTGCATACAACGAAGCGCAGCTGTATCCCGACATCGCGCCGGAGCTGTTTAACGATGCGGACGATGAAGGCGAGAAAGAAGTGCGTGCGTGGCTGGGTAATGATGCGGACAATGCTGTGCTTGCCCCAAAGCcagagcgtgcgcaccaCTGCAACACGTGCAACGCATGTATTTTAAAGTACGACCATCACTGCCCGTGGATTAATCAGTGTGTGGGCTTGGGCAACGAACGCTACTTTATTCTTTTCATGCTGTGGTTTTCCGTTGGGGCCGGTTTCATGGGCATTGCCGGCTGGCctattgcgcgcgctgccgttTCCAGAAAAATAGCGTGGGATTTTGCGTACGCGCCTCGCCTAGTCTTTTTGCTAATATATGTAAAAGCAGCGGTGATGAGCGTTGTTGTCTTCATTCTCGCTTCTTGGCACGTTTGGCTGGTCGCCCATGGGCAGACCAGTGTGGAGAGCCAGGACAATGCGCAGTACCGCAAAAttgccaaggagcgcaacGAGACATTTGCCAATGTGTATGATTTGGGCAGGATCCGGAACTTGCAGCTTTTCTTTAATGTGGGTCCAGGCATGATGTACAAGTATTATACCCTTTTTCTGCCGATGCATGTACGCCCCTACTCGGACGGATGGCACTGGGCCAAGCACGCTGGTATGCACGGACGACATACTGGAATTAAGGTGGAGGAAGAGTTCACGGACGATGAAGATGCATAA
- a CDS encoding uncharacterized protein (EggNog:ENOG503NXDP; COG:E; COG:G; COG:P; TransMembrane:11 (i36-59o98-118i125-143o149-170i182-202o222-240i278-297o317-339i346-364o370-393i447-469o)), protein MGMNRVFKKDPTHGLFRIPTKEERIKLRAGAPLNPLKVLCIPGLMEWLWFLGGLFAWIMDAYDFFSVSMSVTKLVTTFFPTIRDGTPEYDDKVKQVNYSIMLTLLFRPLGAVIFGILADRLGRRWILSVNLLIVAALSIGTAYCEQYGSFLGVRCIFGIGMGGIWGMATATALENMKPAARGLFSGILQQGYAMGYLIAAGVNLGWANKTMYQGEEGNWRVLFYLGAGLSLAAAIVRALLPESPIFIEQQRLRKLQPVAKNPALHFLKELGQMLKKEWMMCIYAVLLMTGFNFFSHSSQDLYPTMLQKAKLLTADQSSTATIISNCGAITGGLIAGYVSQYTGRRIAMIIFIIIGGAMVPAWILPDSFGGLAAGGFFVQVGVQGAWGVIPVYLTEISPAAFRATFPGVAYQLGNMASSASSTIETTGGNNIRIPDPKHPGETIADTATVSAILLGCVAGYLLILVVFGVESDREIKVCDDDPHAKSANEVLLRREMNDIEAAANGPNPELAYVNDKELYEHVNGVPISDTKKEIA, encoded by the coding sequence ATGGGTATGAATCGCGTCTTTAAAAAAGATCCAACGCATGGGCTTTTTCGCATCCCGACgaaagaggagcgcatcaagctccgcgcaggagcgcctTTGAACCCTCTTAAAGTCTTGTGCATTCCTGGTCTGATGGAATGGCTGTGGTTTTTGGGCGGGCTTTTTGCATGGATCATGGATGCATACGATTTTTTCTCTGTGTCCATGAGTGTCACAAAGCTGGTGACTACCTTCTTTCCCACTATTCGGGACGGCACACCCGAATACGATGATAAAGTGAAACAGGTCAATTACTCTATTATGCTAACCCTCCTCTTCCGCCCTTTGGGTGCCGTGATTTTCGGTATTTTGGCAGACCGACTGGGACGCCGCTGGATCCTTTCTGTAAATTTGCTTATTGTTGCGGCACTGTCGATCGGCACTGCCTATTGTGAACAGTACGGCTCATTCTTGGGCGTACGCTGTATTTTCGGAATCGGCATGGGCGGTATCTGGGGAATGGCAACGGCGACAGCGCTGGAAAATATGAAacctgctgcgcgaggccTTTTTTCCGGCATACTCCAGCAAGGCTATGCGATGGGCTACTTGATTGCCGCCGGTGTGAATTTGGGTTGGGCCAACAAAACCATGTATCAGGGCGAAGAAGGCAACTGGCGCGTGCTCTTTTATCTCGGTGCTGGCCTGTCGTTGGCCGCTGCAATTGTACGCGCACTGCTTCCAGAAAGCCCCATATTCAttgagcagcagcgtcttCGAAAGTTGCAGCCGGTCGCAAAGAACCCCGCGCTTCACTTTTTAAAGGAATTGGGTCAAATGCTCAAGAAGGAGTGGATGATGTGCATTTACGCCGTTTTGCTCATGACCGGCTTCAACTTTTTCAGTCATTCCTCGCAGGATTTGTACCCTACCATGTTACAGAAAGCTAAGCTTTTGACTGCCGACCAATCGTCGACGGCGACCATCATTTCAAACTGTGGTGCCATTACAGGGGGGCTCATTGCCGGCTACGTATCCCAGTACACGGGCCGTCGAATTGCTATGATCATCTTTATTATTATTGGCGGTGCAATGGTCCCAGCTTGGATTCTGCCCGACTCTTTTGGGGGTCTCGCTGCAGGCGGATTCTTTGTTCAAGTCGGCGTCCAAGGCGCTTGGGGTGTCATTCCCGTGTACTTGACCGAAATTTCCCCGGCGGCATTCCGTGCGACGTTCCCGGGAGTCGCATACCAACTGGGCAACATGGCCAGCTCTGCCTCGTCTACCATTGAAACGACGGGCGGCAACAACATCCGCATTCCCGATCCAAAACACCCCGGCGAGACGATTGCGGATACTGCCACAGTAAGTGCCATCCTGCTTGGATGTGTAGCAGGATACCTGCTGATTCTCGTCGTGTTTGGTGTCGAAAGTGACCGAGAGATCAAGGTGTGTGATGATGATCCCCACGCCAAGAGTGCGAATGAAGTGCTACTTCGTCGTGAGATGAATGACATTGAAGCTGCGGCCAATGGCCCAAACCCAGAATTGGCGTATGTGAACGATAAAGAATTGTACGAACATGTCAATGGTGTTCCCATTTCGGATACGAAGAAGGAGATTGCGTAA
- a CDS encoding uncharacterized protein (COG:U; EggNog:ENOG503NZ4I): MVGPAWDYILKFIIIGDTSVGKSSLLVRLTEDRFLVDSDTTIGIEFGSHIVELGSGERLKLQIWDTAGSEQFRSVPGCLIVFDVTERATFEHIPVWLRDVREQAQENVSIALVGNMTDCATDERAVSLAEAMGFANEHGCVRATADSRLLYRETSAKTGEVRAAAI; encoded by the exons ATGGTGGGCCCTGCGTGGGATTATATATTAAAGTTTATCATCATCGGCGATACGTCGGTCGGAAAATCTTCTTTGCTTGTGCGTCTCACGGAAGATCGATTTCTTGTCGATTCCGATACGACGATCGGCATTGAATTTGGATCGCACATTGTCGAACTTGGTTCGGGAGAGCGTTTGAAGCTGCAGATTTGGGATACAGCTGGGAGCGAACAGTTTCGGAGTGTAC CTGGGTGTCTTATTGTTTTCGACGTGACAGAGCGCGCCACATTTGAGCACATCCCTGTTTGGCtgcgcgatgtgcgcgagcaagcACAAGAGAATGTATCGATTGCGCTTGTAGGCAATATGACCGATTGCGCCACAGATGAGCGCGCCGTATCGCTCGCCGAAGCGATGGGTTTTGCAAATGAGCAtgggtgcgtgcgcgccacTGCTGACTCCAGACTTTTGTACCGTGAGACCAGCGCTAAAACGGGCGAGgtgcgtgctgctgctaTCTAA
- a CDS encoding uncharacterized protein (EggNog:ENOG503NUI2; COG:A), which translates to MAHRSNFGTEQDKDNCSFYLKIGACRHGERCSRKHIHPISSRTILLSNVYQNPRHTDPQCPLSDEELQQQFDDFYTDFFAELCLYGELCEMHVCDNVGDHLIGNVYARYETEEDAQRAVDRLNNRWFNERPLFAELSPVSDFREARCRQNETNECNRGGLCNFMHLRLPSPALARELNHQLAVENRAQRLERQARNDFYRLGWKDRNAALEADASRFHADLGANLNAPDWRNGPSGGDWHTEATPA; encoded by the exons ATGGCGCACCGCAGTAACTTTGGCACGGAGCAGGATAAGGATAATTGCTCTTTTTATCTAaag ATTGGTGCTTGCCGCCACGGCGAGCGGTGCTCAAGGAAGCATATACACCCCATTTCTTCTCGCACGATCCTTCTGTCGAACGTGTACCAAAACCCACGCCACACCGATCCGCAATGTCCGCTTTCGGATGAAGAGCTGCAACAGCAGTTTGACGACTTTTATACCGACTTTTTTGCAGAACTGTGTCTTTATGGCGAGTTGTGCGAGATGCACGTATGCGACAATGTCGGCGACCACCTGATCGGCAATGTTTACGCACGCTACGAGACAGAGGAGGATGCGCAACGCGCGGTGGACCGCCTGAATAATCGCTGGTTCAATGAGCGGCCTCTTTTTGCAGAGTTGTCGCCAGTAAGCGATTTTCGCGAGGCGCGATGCCGCCAGAATGAAACCAATGAATGCAATCGCGGCGGTCTGTGCAACTTTATGCATTTGCGTCTTCCGAGCCCAGCGCTCGCACGGGAACTGAATCACCAGCTGGCTGTCGAGAACAGGGCGCAACGGCTagagcgccaagcgcgcaacGATTTCTACCGCTTGGGCTGGAAGGACCGCAACGCGGCACTCGAGGCGGACGCTTCGCGTTTTCACGCCGATCTTGGCGCAAATTTGAACGCACCCGACTGGCGCAACGggccaagcggcggcgactGGCATACAGAGGCGACGCCGGCATAG